A stretch of Thermotoga sp. SG1 DNA encodes these proteins:
- a CDS encoding peptidoglycan DD-metalloendopeptidase family protein, with amino-acid sequence MARLKKILIFLLLLVFLGACVPSEWKEKLDKMEEQIRQINSHMDLLEKKIDDLQKRVDSQNSSQREIESLKREMEYLKKDLSSLQEEFRTRLDEIESSYYTISMKIPAVEKAVSVMSDLEDLKTKVSELERKMSIVNLGSTPSPSDDLKHILLDLEERVSRLERNSSRVDEIEKRLESSEKLLSKVALRVLSQSETRETVVYTTNDEIEDRIVQIENRLSQLENNQKNLEQIVQEIRNTDNPQLVDVNAYTEQLRKYLDEFRRLVRSYEIARILGIEEGYVFIRVERGDTLAKISEAFDLGPDGVEKIMKLNGIEDPRRLIAGQIIKVPVTNLSASFPVGEKPDPKIVVAGFGLKSDGSFSSGVVLESSGQKVKAALPGRVKSVKNGTVVVYHGNDVETVYRNLSVVRVNVGDWVGAGETIGYGGSNVEFELYVEGEPKDPMFLFFSNMGEFEISFYTEWEDGKLPEHPAFRLTKSGKIPKEWQTAAADTSVFPIGSVLYIPELRDTPSGGVFVVEDIGGVIKGRKIDIYLDSIREALHNRKIVSRVFVWRD; translated from the coding sequence ATGGCAAGACTTAAGAAAATCTTGATCTTTCTCCTGTTACTGGTATTTCTTGGAGCGTGTGTACCCTCTGAGTGGAAAGAAAAACTTGATAAAATGGAAGAACAGATCAGACAGATCAACTCTCATATGGACCTTCTGGAAAAAAAGATCGACGATCTTCAAAAAAGGGTAGACTCTCAAAACTCTTCTCAAAGGGAGATAGAGTCATTGAAGAGAGAAATGGAGTACCTGAAAAAGGACCTTTCTTCTCTTCAGGAAGAGTTCCGCACAAGACTGGATGAGATCGAAAGCAGCTACTACACCATTTCCATGAAGATTCCTGCTGTGGAAAAAGCAGTCTCTGTGATGTCTGATCTTGAAGATCTGAAAACGAAAGTTTCAGAACTCGAAAGGAAGATGAGCATAGTCAATCTTGGAAGTACCCCATCACCTTCTGATGATCTCAAACATATCCTCCTTGATCTGGAAGAGAGGGTTTCTCGTCTGGAGAGGAACTCTTCGCGTGTGGATGAAATAGAAAAAAGACTGGAAAGTTCAGAAAAACTTCTCTCCAAAGTGGCTCTGCGTGTGTTATCACAGAGCGAGACCAGAGAAACGGTCGTGTACACCACAAACGATGAGATCGAAGACCGAATCGTTCAGATAGAGAACAGACTCTCACAGCTGGAAAACAACCAGAAGAATCTTGAACAGATAGTACAGGAAATAAGAAACACTGATAATCCACAGCTTGTGGACGTGAATGCGTACACCGAGCAACTGAGAAAGTATCTTGATGAATTCAGAAGACTGGTGAGAAGCTACGAAATAGCCCGAATTCTTGGAATCGAAGAAGGATACGTTTTCATCAGGGTGGAACGTGGAGACACCCTTGCAAAGATCAGTGAAGCCTTTGATCTGGGACCTGACGGGGTGGAGAAGATCATGAAACTCAACGGAATAGAAGACCCCAGAAGACTAATAGCGGGACAGATCATAAAAGTGCCCGTGACGAATCTTTCTGCGAGTTTTCCGGTGGGAGAAAAACCCGATCCAAAGATCGTGGTCGCTGGATTTGGCTTGAAATCGGATGGCTCGTTCTCTTCGGGAGTTGTGCTTGAAAGTTCCGGCCAAAAAGTGAAAGCCGCTCTTCCAGGAAGGGTGAAGAGCGTAAAAAATGGAACGGTCGTCGTGTACCATGGAAACGATGTGGAGACCGTGTACAGGAATCTCTCCGTTGTGAGAGTCAACGTCGGTGACTGGGTTGGTGCGGGAGAGACGATCGGATACGGAGGAAGTAACGTGGAGTTCGAACTCTACGTGGAGGGAGAACCGAAGGATCCCATGTTTCTGTTCTTTTCGAACATGGGAGAGTTCGAAATCAGCTTCTATACAGAGTGGGAGGATGGAAAACTTCCTGAACACCCTGCTTTCAGACTCACAAAATCCGGGAAAATACCGAAGGAGTGGCAAACGGCCGCGGCTGACACATCTGTCTTTCCCATCGGATCCGTTCTGTACATTCCTGAACTCAGAGACACACCAAGCGGTGGTGTTTTTGTCGTAGAGGACATTGGAGGAGTCATTAAGGGAAGAAAGATCGACATATACCTGGACAGTATAAGAGAGGCCCTTCACAATCGAAAGATCGTGTCCAGAGTTTTCGTCTGGAGGGATTGA
- the sfsA gene encoding DNA/RNA nuclease SfsA, producing MKLEIPFDEEGIFLERKNRFTGIVSVGKERTQVHIHNTGRLPLLSPGKRVLLKRAKSEKRKTKWDLLAVEHREEYVFVHSGYHSLIAERLLEGMFPGARIEREKTFGNSVLDFLIDGKTFVEVKGCTFEENGVAMFPDAPTTRGRRHVEELIQCVESGFRALLLILVFLESRCFFPNKKVDPFFSEIFWRALSKGVDVCVFRLKYDGEYLYSMGNLSICEEV from the coding sequence ATGAAACTCGAGATACCGTTCGACGAAGAAGGGATCTTTCTTGAAAGAAAGAACAGATTCACGGGTATCGTCTCTGTTGGAAAAGAGAGAACACAGGTTCACATCCACAACACGGGCCGTCTTCCACTACTATCGCCTGGGAAAAGGGTTCTTCTGAAGCGGGCAAAATCCGAAAAGAGAAAGACAAAATGGGATCTTCTTGCGGTCGAGCACAGGGAAGAATACGTCTTTGTCCACTCTGGATACCACAGCCTCATAGCAGAAAGACTTCTCGAGGGAATGTTCCCGGGTGCCAGAATAGAAAGAGAAAAAACCTTTGGAAACAGCGTGCTGGATTTTCTGATAGACGGGAAAACCTTTGTGGAAGTGAAGGGATGCACGTTCGAAGAAAACGGTGTTGCCATGTTTCCGGATGCTCCAACAACGAGGGGAAGAAGACACGTGGAAGAACTGATCCAATGTGTTGAAAGTGGCTTCAGAGCGCTTCTTTTGATACTGGTTTTTCTTGAGAGCAGGTGCTTTTTTCCAAACAAAAAGGTCGATCCTTTCTTTTCCGAGATCTTCTGGCGCGCTCTGAGCAAAGGGGTCGATGTTTGTGTGTTCAGGTTAAAATATGATGGAGAGTATCTTTACTCGATGGGGAATCTATCGATCTGTGAGGAGGTGTAG
- a CDS encoding DegT/DnrJ/EryC1/StrS aminotransferase family protein has protein sequence MIPLSRPDITEEDIEKVVKVLKSGRLSLGDHTRKFGEVVAQYVGARYGWPVSSGTAALHLILESLDVKEGALVLVPSFTFIASVNVILMKRAVPVFVDVDRRTLNVSSETLEHAIERCLKGFKQGDVHIKGVPRFFMAVDVFGHPLDWDGVLEVCSRYGITVIEDSCEALGSEYKGKKTGTFGVAGAFAFYPNKQITTGEGGVVVTDSEQIFKLVKSMSNQGRGEDEKWLYHVRFGYNYRIDEMSAALGLSQMRRIDRILEKRSEAADRYSKMLKDLPWVQVPVVEEYVTRMSWFVYVIRLNGPDRDRVMKYMEEKGAQVRNYFHPVHLQPFYEKTFGNMKGLLPVTEEESERTLALPFFTNISPKEQERVVEVLKEAVERVG, from the coding sequence ATGATACCGCTTTCCAGACCAGATATAACAGAAGAGGACATAGAAAAAGTTGTGAAAGTTCTGAAAAGTGGCAGACTGAGTCTGGGAGATCACACCAGAAAGTTCGGCGAAGTCGTGGCTCAGTACGTGGGAGCAAGGTACGGCTGGCCCGTCAGCAGCGGAACCGCAGCCCTCCATCTCATACTGGAGAGCTTGGACGTCAAAGAAGGAGCTCTTGTTCTTGTTCCCTCCTTCACCTTCATCGCTTCTGTGAACGTCATCCTCATGAAAAGAGCAGTTCCTGTCTTTGTAGATGTGGATAGGAGAACTTTGAACGTCTCTTCTGAGACGCTCGAGCACGCCATCGAAAGGTGTCTGAAAGGATTCAAACAGGGAGATGTTCACATAAAAGGTGTTCCCAGGTTCTTCATGGCGGTGGATGTGTTCGGACATCCCCTCGACTGGGACGGTGTTCTGGAAGTTTGCAGCAGGTACGGGATCACCGTGATAGAGGATTCATGCGAGGCGCTCGGTTCAGAATACAAAGGAAAGAAGACAGGAACCTTCGGTGTAGCGGGTGCCTTTGCTTTCTACCCGAACAAACAGATCACCACCGGAGAAGGTGGTGTTGTTGTGACAGACAGTGAGCAGATCTTTAAACTCGTAAAGAGCATGAGCAACCAGGGAAGGGGAGAAGACGAGAAGTGGCTTTATCATGTGAGGTTTGGTTACAACTACAGAATCGATGAGATGTCCGCCGCACTCGGTTTGTCGCAGATGAGAAGGATCGACAGGATACTAGAGAAGCGTTCAGAGGCGGCAGACAGATACTCGAAGATGCTGAAGGACCTTCCATGGGTTCAAGTTCCCGTTGTCGAAGAATACGTGACCAGAATGAGCTGGTTCGTTTACGTGATAAGACTGAACGGACCGGACAGAGATCGTGTCATGAAATACATGGAAGAAAAAGGCGCTCAGGTGAGAAATTACTTCCATCCCGTTCATCTTCAGCCCTTTTATGAGAAGACGTTTGGAAATATGAAAGGGCTTCTGCCCGTAACGGAGGAAGAATCTGAAAGGACGCTCGCTCTTCCCTTCTTCACGAACATATCCCCGAAGGAACAGGAACGCGTGGTGGAAGTTCTCAAGGAGGCGGTGGAGAGGGTTGGCTAG
- the ruvC gene encoding crossover junction endodeoxyribonuclease RuvC, with protein MRVLGVDPGYGIVGIGIIEISGNRISHVFHGAIETSKDLPKGKRLKQIYEEFLKILEKFSPDECAMETLFFVKNVTTAIGVGEARGVILLALEEKGVPVFEYAPNEVKISLTGYGRASKRQVQENVKRFLGLSEIPRPDDAADALAIAWCHALQSRMRRVTHGKD; from the coding sequence TTGAGAGTCCTCGGTGTTGATCCCGGGTATGGAATAGTAGGAATAGGCATCATTGAGATCTCTGGAAACAGGATATCCCATGTCTTCCATGGGGCGATAGAAACCTCCAAAGATCTTCCCAAGGGGAAAAGATTGAAGCAGATATACGAAGAATTTTTGAAGATCCTGGAGAAATTCTCTCCTGATGAGTGTGCCATGGAGACGCTGTTTTTCGTCAAGAACGTTACCACCGCCATAGGTGTTGGAGAGGCACGCGGCGTGATCCTTCTTGCCCTAGAGGAAAAGGGCGTTCCTGTTTTCGAATACGCTCCAAACGAAGTGAAGATTTCTCTTACGGGGTACGGAAGAGCGAGCAAAAGACAGGTTCAGGAGAACGTGAAGCGTTTTCTTGGTCTTTCCGAGATTCCCAGGCCCGATGATGCTGCGGATGCCCTTGCTATAGCGTGGTGTCACGCCCTTCAGAGCAGAATGAGGAGGGTAACACATGGAAAAGATTGA
- a CDS encoding DegQ family serine endoprotease — MKKFLVVILTVVVLSSVFPYVNPDYESPIVKVVEACAPAVVKIDVTKTVKTTFFDPYFEEFFKKWFGELPPGFERQVSSLGSGFIFDPEGYILTNYHVVGGADNITVTLLDGSKYDAEYIGGDEELDIAVIKIRTSGKEFPYLEFGDSDKVKIGEWAIAIGNPLGFQHTVTVGVVSATNRRIPKPDGSGYYVGLIQTDAAINPGNSGGPLLNIHGEVIGINTAIVNPQEAVNLGFAIPINTVKKFLDTILTKKKVEKAYLGVTVMTLTEETAKALGLKSTSGALITSVQKDSPAERAGLKEGDVILKVDDQDVRSHEELVSIIHTYKPEDTATLTIERKGKIMKVQVTFGSSSEEETAVSEGEKTIDVLGITVANITPADRETYSITEEIQGVIVRESSGRFRIQKGDIIVAVYINGRRYDINSVEDLEKVASKIKQGDYIALYIYRNGARVFVSFIYQR; from the coding sequence ATGAAGAAATTTCTCGTAGTCATCTTAACTGTAGTTGTTCTCTCCAGCGTTTTTCCATACGTCAATCCCGACTACGAAAGTCCCATCGTGAAAGTTGTGGAGGCATGTGCGCCCGCCGTTGTGAAGATAGATGTGACGAAGACGGTGAAAACCACTTTCTTCGATCCTTACTTCGAAGAGTTCTTCAAGAAATGGTTTGGAGAACTCCCTCCAGGTTTTGAAAGACAGGTTTCCAGCCTTGGATCTGGTTTCATTTTCGATCCTGAAGGCTACATTCTCACCAACTACCACGTGGTCGGAGGTGCTGATAACATCACTGTGACCCTGCTGGACGGGAGCAAATACGATGCAGAGTACATAGGTGGTGACGAAGAACTCGACATCGCTGTTATAAAGATCAGGACCTCTGGCAAAGAATTTCCATACCTTGAATTCGGTGATTCAGACAAGGTGAAAATTGGTGAGTGGGCAATAGCCATAGGAAATCCCCTTGGATTCCAGCATACAGTGACCGTGGGTGTAGTCAGTGCCACAAACAGGAGGATACCAAAACCTGATGGTAGCGGATATTACGTGGGACTCATCCAGACAGACGCGGCGATAAACCCTGGAAACAGCGGAGGTCCCCTTCTGAACATCCATGGTGAGGTGATCGGAATAAACACCGCAATAGTCAATCCTCAAGAAGCGGTGAACCTTGGATTTGCCATACCCATAAACACGGTGAAGAAATTCCTGGACACCATCCTCACCAAAAAGAAGGTTGAGAAAGCCTACCTTGGTGTGACCGTCATGACCCTCACAGAAGAAACGGCCAAGGCCCTGGGACTCAAATCCACAAGCGGTGCCCTCATAACGAGCGTACAGAAGGACTCTCCTGCAGAAAGAGCAGGCCTCAAAGAAGGTGACGTGATCCTCAAGGTCGATGATCAGGATGTGAGGAGTCACGAAGAACTCGTCTCCATCATCCACACTTACAAACCGGAAGACACTGCAACTCTCACCATAGAGAGGAAAGGAAAGATCATGAAGGTTCAGGTAACGTTCGGATCTTCCTCTGAAGAGGAAACTGCAGTATCGGAAGGAGAAAAAACGATAGACGTTCTCGGTATCACGGTGGCCAACATCACACCAGCGGACAGAGAGACTTACTCGATCACAGAAGAGATCCAGGGAGTCATAGTAAGAGAGAGCAGCGGAAGGTTTAGAATCCAGAAAGGAGACATCATCGTTGCAGTTTACATAAACGGAAGAAGATATGATATAAATTCAGTGGAGGACCTCGAAAAAGTTGCCTCGAAAATAAAACAAGGAGACTACATAGCCCTGTACATCTACAGAAACGGTGCGAGGGTGTTTGTGAGTTTCATATATCAGAGATAG
- a CDS encoding DUF2225 domain-containing protein has protein sequence MRTFWEKEFTCPFCEHRFRKKMVFYDAVKIKSRDIDLKPVFEDVNPLLYEVVTCPNCYFSAFDKDFETIKIKGEETEKRLKELLEEAKKKIKLKNEETHAEAIKRYALSGIVYSVLNQRKKVAISYLKIAWLFREMGRPEDEKRYIERALKEFENHFKYDSYEESDEPMILFYLGVLNQLLGKRKEAARWYERLLGKHRDSLYAKVGRERWQDLRKS, from the coding sequence ATGAGAACCTTCTGGGAAAAAGAGTTCACGTGCCCTTTCTGTGAACACAGGTTCAGGAAAAAGATGGTCTTTTACGATGCGGTAAAGATCAAGTCAAGAGACATCGATCTGAAACCAGTTTTTGAGGATGTGAATCCCTTGCTCTACGAGGTAGTAACGTGCCCAAACTGCTACTTTTCTGCGTTCGACAAGGATTTTGAAACCATCAAAATAAAAGGTGAGGAAACAGAGAAAAGGCTCAAAGAACTGCTCGAAGAGGCCAAAAAGAAGATCAAACTGAAGAATGAAGAAACACATGCAGAAGCGATAAAGCGGTACGCCCTGAGTGGAATCGTGTACTCCGTTTTGAATCAGAGGAAGAAAGTGGCGATTTCCTATCTCAAGATCGCCTGGCTCTTCAGAGAGATGGGAAGGCCAGAAGACGAAAAGCGATACATCGAGCGTGCTCTGAAAGAATTCGAAAATCACTTCAAATACGATAGCTACGAAGAATCGGATGAACCCATGATACTCTTTTATCTTGGAGTGTTGAATCAACTCCTTGGAAAAAGGAAAGAAGCTGCAAGGTGGTACGAGCGTCTCCTCGGAAAGCACAGAGATTCCCTGTACGCGAAAGTGGGGAGAGAAAGATGGCAAGACTTAAGAAAATCTTGA
- the queA gene encoding tRNA preQ1(34) S-adenosylmethionine ribosyltransferase-isomerase QueA, which produces MKVSEFDYELPPELIAQEPAEPRDSSRLMVLHRKMKKIEHRIFREIVEYLEPGDLLVLNVSRVIPARLYAKKKTGAHIEILLLERLEEGIWCCLVKPGQKVKKGTELLIDDDLSAVCLDRSEDGTRILEFQPKNDDLILKKGKAPLPPYIKKEVPLDRYQTVYAKENGSVAAPTAGLHFTPELIEKLKEKGVEFAEIVLHVGIGTFRPVKVEEVEKHKMHEEYYRVPRETVRKIRETKEKGKKVVAVGTTTVRTLETIARLPEREEYAGKTDLFIYPPFEFKMVDALVTNFHLPRSTLLMLVAAFAGKDFIMEAYREAVKRRYRFFSFGDAMLIL; this is translated from the coding sequence ATGAAGGTTTCAGAGTTTGACTATGAACTTCCACCAGAACTCATTGCACAGGAACCGGCAGAACCGCGTGACTCTTCGCGGCTTATGGTTCTTCACAGAAAGATGAAAAAAATAGAGCATCGCATCTTTCGCGAAATAGTGGAATATCTGGAACCTGGAGATCTTCTTGTTCTGAACGTTTCAAGGGTGATACCCGCTCGTCTTTACGCAAAAAAGAAAACGGGTGCACACATAGAGATACTTCTCCTTGAGCGTCTGGAGGAAGGCATCTGGTGCTGTCTTGTAAAGCCTGGCCAGAAGGTGAAGAAGGGAACCGAACTGTTGATCGATGACGACCTTTCGGCCGTCTGCCTCGACAGAAGCGAGGATGGAACAAGGATACTGGAGTTTCAACCGAAAAACGACGACCTCATCCTCAAAAAAGGAAAAGCCCCGCTTCCTCCTTACATAAAGAAGGAAGTTCCGCTGGATAGGTACCAGACTGTCTATGCAAAAGAAAACGGGTCTGTTGCAGCACCGACTGCCGGACTTCATTTTACACCTGAGTTGATAGAGAAGTTGAAAGAAAAGGGAGTAGAATTCGCTGAGATCGTTCTTCATGTTGGAATAGGAACCTTCAGACCGGTGAAGGTGGAAGAGGTGGAAAAACACAAAATGCACGAGGAATACTACCGGGTACCCAGAGAAACTGTCAGAAAGATCAGAGAAACGAAAGAGAAGGGAAAGAAAGTTGTGGCGGTTGGGACCACAACTGTGAGAACTCTGGAGACGATAGCCCGGCTTCCCGAGCGGGAAGAGTACGCGGGAAAGACGGATCTTTTCATATACCCTCCTTTCGAGTTCAAGATGGTCGATGCACTGGTCACAAACTTTCATCTTCCCAGATCAACCCTTCTCATGCTGGTTGCGGCATTCGCCGGGAAGGACTTCATCATGGAAGCCTACAGGGAGGCTGTGAAGAGAAGGTACAGGTTCTTCTCTTTCGGTGATGCGATGCTGATTCTGTAG
- the ftsY gene encoding signal recognition particle-docking protein FtsY has product MGLFDFLKKGLQKTKDAFFGKVVNLLKGKKLDDETREKLEELLIQADVGIETTEYILERIEEKDGDALEALRETLLEILNFETELNEPDSPPFVITVVGVNGTGKTTSCGKLAKMFADRGKSVVLAAADTFRAAAIEQLKLWGDRIGATVIAHSEGADPAAVAFDAVSHALARNKDVVIIDTAGRLHTKKNLMEELRKVHRVIKKKIPEAPHEVLLVIDATTGQNGLVQAKVFKDAVDVTGIILTKLDGTAKGGIALAIAKELGIPIKFVGVGEKEDDLKPFAPHAFVEVLLSE; this is encoded by the coding sequence ATGGGACTCTTTGACTTTCTGAAAAAGGGCCTTCAGAAAACAAAAGACGCGTTCTTTGGAAAAGTGGTGAACCTTCTCAAAGGAAAAAAACTGGACGATGAAACTCGCGAGAAACTCGAAGAACTTCTCATTCAGGCAGACGTTGGTATTGAAACAACAGAGTACATTTTGGAAAGGATTGAGGAAAAAGATGGAGATGCCCTGGAAGCACTGAGGGAAACTCTTCTTGAAATTCTAAACTTCGAAACAGAACTGAACGAACCGGATAGCCCACCCTTCGTGATAACCGTGGTCGGTGTGAACGGAACGGGGAAAACCACATCCTGCGGCAAACTCGCAAAGATGTTCGCTGATAGAGGAAAAAGCGTTGTACTGGCGGCCGCCGACACCTTCAGAGCCGCAGCCATAGAACAGCTCAAACTCTGGGGAGATCGCATCGGCGCCACCGTGATAGCCCATTCGGAAGGAGCAGATCCCGCTGCCGTTGCGTTCGACGCCGTCTCCCACGCTCTTGCCAGAAACAAGGATGTGGTGATAATAGACACCGCTGGAAGACTTCACACGAAGAAGAACCTCATGGAAGAACTGAGAAAGGTTCACAGGGTGATAAAGAAAAAGATTCCGGAGGCTCCACACGAGGTGCTCCTTGTGATAGACGCCACCACAGGGCAGAACGGACTTGTTCAGGCTAAGGTGTTTAAAGATGCGGTGGACGTCACAGGAATCATCCTGACAAAGCTCGACGGCACCGCAAAGGGTGGAATTGCCCTTGCCATAGCAAAGGAACTGGGAATTCCTATAAAATTCGTGGGGGTTGGTGAAAAAGAAGATGATCTGAAACCGTTCGCTCCCCATGCGTTCGTGGAGGTGCTCCTTTCCGAATGA
- the lnt gene encoding apolipoprotein N-acyltransferase, protein MASFLFSVLSGVLTAFSMPGFLSGALIWFSLIPLFFAMERTGIWKKALFSFFYFFTHIMITFFWVLPTLTENLPFVFGRYPSWLGVVVYLLMGVIEAAPFFGFGFFSHFAPRRTFLRPLYLASTYTIFEYIRGIGELGFTGGRISEALFRHTGLLQLVSVTGTLGLVFLIVFLNAFFYELLKKRKAVFIFVLIALVYLLNTTVEHLLPLPESGTFEVMALQPNVSTSLKYFASSEDMLNILEGMLKGKGGHVVMTPEAFFLEDVRHSSVSNSLKELSRKNSIILGFPASGRNSVFLLENGEFKRVYSKVKLFPFVETLPYPKIFGVFGFLKGLSYYEPGEEFSVFNVRESPPFSVQICFESYFPEVSRNFVKNGSEFLVTVTNDGWFHYKVALINHFVQGVFRAAETRRQFLQVANTGITGLIDEYGRILRVLPPEERLLGLFRVKPKKEETIYVKLGDWFFYLSILLGGLTWTLSKL, encoded by the coding sequence TTGGCTAGTTTTTTGTTCAGTGTTTTATCTGGTGTTCTCACGGCCTTTTCGATGCCCGGCTTTTTATCCGGGGCTTTGATCTGGTTTTCCCTGATACCTCTTTTTTTCGCCATGGAGCGGACTGGAATCTGGAAGAAGGCGCTCTTTTCGTTTTTTTACTTCTTCACGCACATTATGATCACCTTCTTCTGGGTTCTTCCAACACTGACGGAGAATCTCCCTTTTGTTTTTGGAAGGTATCCATCGTGGCTCGGTGTTGTGGTGTATCTTTTGATGGGGGTCATAGAGGCTGCTCCGTTCTTTGGTTTTGGGTTCTTTTCTCACTTTGCGCCGCGTAGGACTTTCCTGAGGCCACTTTATCTTGCTTCTACCTACACGATATTTGAGTATATCCGCGGAATTGGGGAACTGGGGTTCACGGGAGGAAGGATCTCTGAAGCTCTGTTCAGGCACACTGGTCTTTTGCAACTTGTCTCTGTCACAGGAACACTGGGTCTTGTGTTTCTGATAGTCTTTCTGAACGCCTTCTTCTACGAACTTCTGAAGAAAAGAAAGGCTGTTTTCATCTTCGTGCTGATCGCTCTTGTGTATCTCCTAAACACGACAGTGGAGCATCTTCTTCCACTGCCGGAGAGTGGAACGTTCGAAGTGATGGCTCTTCAGCCCAACGTTTCCACCTCTTTGAAGTACTTCGCATCGAGCGAGGATATGCTCAACATCCTTGAAGGGATGCTGAAGGGAAAGGGAGGCCACGTTGTGATGACACCCGAGGCGTTTTTCCTGGAAGATGTCAGGCATTCATCTGTTTCGAACAGTCTGAAGGAACTCTCAAGAAAAAACTCGATCATTCTCGGCTTTCCGGCCAGTGGAAGAAACAGTGTTTTTCTGCTGGAAAACGGTGAGTTCAAAAGGGTCTACTCAAAGGTGAAACTCTTTCCCTTCGTCGAAACGCTCCCGTACCCTAAAATCTTTGGTGTCTTCGGTTTTTTGAAAGGACTTTCCTACTATGAACCGGGTGAAGAGTTTTCTGTTTTCAACGTGAGGGAAAGTCCTCCATTTTCCGTTCAGATATGCTTTGAGAGTTACTTTCCGGAGGTGTCCCGAAACTTCGTGAAAAACGGAAGTGAATTCCTCGTGACCGTGACGAACGACGGATGGTTTCACTACAAAGTGGCACTGATCAACCACTTCGTTCAGGGAGTCTTCAGGGCCGCTGAAACAAGGAGACAGTTTCTTCAGGTTGCAAACACGGGCATCACCGGGCTGATAGACGAGTACGGTAGAATTCTCAGGGTGCTTCCACCGGAAGAAAGACTTCTGGGACTGTTTCGTGTGAAACCGAAGAAGGAAGAGACCATTTACGTGAAGTTAGGAGACTGGTTCTTCTACCTTTCGATCCTTCTAGGAGGACTTACATGGACACTGTCGAAGTTGTGA
- a CDS encoding RrF2 family transcriptional regulator → MFTMRSEYALRLMIVMAKEYDRYLSMTEILEKAKNSVPREFAEKILYTLRKPGIVETKRGKTGGYRLARPPREIRVSDIIFLLDRKARVFFDMPGCPDELDCVIRSLWKRVEEEIEKVLGSVTLEDLVKEQEEKLKQM, encoded by the coding sequence ATGTTCACGATGCGAAGCGAGTACGCCCTCAGGCTCATGATCGTGATGGCAAAAGAGTACGACAGATACCTCTCGATGACGGAGATACTGGAAAAGGCAAAAAACTCCGTTCCCAGGGAGTTCGCAGAGAAGATACTCTACACCCTCAGGAAGCCAGGTATCGTGGAAACAAAAAGAGGAAAGACTGGGGGATACAGACTCGCACGACCACCAAGGGAGATAAGAGTGTCCGATATCATCTTTCTTTTGGACAGAAAGGCCAGGGTGTTCTTCGACATGCCGGGTTGTCCCGATGAACTGGATTGTGTCATCAGATCTCTTTGGAAGAGGGTAGAAGAAGAAATAGAGAAGGTACTCGGTAGTGTCACCCTGGAAGACCTTGTGAAGGAACAGGAAGAGAAGTTGAAACAGATGTGA